TCATAAATTCAATGATGTAAGCCAGTTACAAAGGCTCGATGATTACTTTCAGAGTAACGatggtttcaaattgcacaaaatagcaTATGTTTGAAAGATTAACCTTCTTATTCCGTGCAATCCTCAGTCTCTTGATCTTACCAAATTGTGAAAAATAAGCTGTCGCAACCTAATTAATtagcattaaaagaaaaaaaatgcaacccATGTATAACAACAAACCACTGTAATAGCATAAGTTTGCTGCATACCTGCAatcaaaggtaaaaaaaaaaacataatctcacctTCCATCTCTGTCTCATAAAATCCATGAGGTATCCCACCAATGTATATGACTGTATCACCATTTTCCAGCGGCTTCTGAAGCTTTCTTGGAGGAGCACCTTCAAGTAGCTTTAAAACGAAATTTGATTAAGCAATCGAAATTATCAGACagaaaacacaaaccaaaacagcGATGAACAGAAACAAAGTCAGAATACCCAGAAAACATAAGGTAGCAACAAACCCACCGAGAAATGAGGTGATTCTTTATTGCTAGAAACGGGTAATTGTGTCGAAATCTTCTGTAACTTGTTTGGCATTACATACTTTCATCTTGTGTATCAATCAGTGTGAGCCTGCTGGTGTTCAATTGTTCAAACACTATGTGTTGTGCCCTCAATGGAATTTGATCACAATATGGAATATGAATCAAACCCATGTTTGAATTTAAATTGAGATACTGAAGCAACTTCCTTTCTGAATCAGATAGATTCATATCTGAAAGAGGttaagttattttcaaaattgacTATTTTTGTTTCTGAATTTGAATGTGATTTATGTGTTGCATATTCTTGATCCATTGCTGTTGAAATGTAACGAGTAATTGTCTCCGATGCATAAAAGTGTCATCTAATGTATACTACTTTGATGCCACACCTGATATACATGTTCATATCATGCTATGAATCTCTAGCTAAAGTTGTTGGTCAAGTGCTCTTTCTATGTATAAAACGGAATATTATGGACAATGGTATTATTTATACTTATCTTTTACCTTTTGTTTAGTTAATTATCCTCCGAGTTAGATGTTGATGGTTGTTGTTCTTCTAGGTTTTATTGTGCTACTTATCTTCTGGAGTTGTTAGGATGGcctcttttttccctttggcTTTTTATTATTTACAAAACATATAACTGATCATGACActtgttattatttatttactttgTACTTTTTGATTGATTTGTGGTTTTTTCTTACAAGATGGATATGAATTATGAAGCTTCAGGCGAGTGCTTAGAAGGTCACCTTAATGTAAGACTGTCTTGGAAGTTGCCAGAAAGGtactttttcaagttttgataaATCTAGTGCAATTATCTATTATTTGCTCTGTTTAGCTTGTGGCATGTATGTTATCAAGTCAAAAGTCCAAATTTCGCAAAAATATTAATAGTTCTTCAATCTTACTTATCTTCTCCCAAGATCATGTGTGTATCTAACCATGCATGGCAGCCAATATGTTGTAACTACACGGTTCTCCTTTCTACTATTGTTGTTGTTCCAGCAGGTGGTAAGATATATCCAGTAATTTGggcactcaatttttttttctttttctgcctAAAACTTGGATCCTGATTCCTGATATGTGTAATATAACaggttttaattttctttccttttattatAGAGGCACTGGGTCTATTTTCAATTTCATCGTTTAATATATTGGCTCAAAATCTCACAATGATATCTTGACTCTTGAGAATTGTTCTTATTTTCAAATAACATACGAACATTGTTCTTGTATGCAATACCCATCTAACCTTACATTTAGCCATACCATACAATGTGACTCCGGAGTCAGGGTAACATACCTAAAAGAACTATTCTTTATACgactaatattttatttgttctttcttctggcaagaattgctcaatttggagcatcaattgaagtaatTGCACTAATATATTTCGTTCTCATACAGACCAAATCTCACTTGCCATTGGATTTCCCCGTCTACGATGGTGGGTGCATTTGAAGTTTGAGGAAGAATGATTACACCTACAACAATGTTCTGGTCTATAGTCGTTTTCCTTCAGAGTCGGGTATCTTCTCTCTTCTTGTATGAGCATACCCCTAGTTAGTATATTTTCTGGGATTTTTTCTAGCATCATGGTGCTTCTCATTTCACATCATCTTTCTTCTTGGTCAGTTTACTTGCTGGAAAGTGCAGTCTGGCTAAAAGGGGTCGAGGTGCTCTTGTTGTCTGGTCAAATCCTCTGACACAAACAAATCCTGAAAAATCCATTTTTGATTGTTAAGTGCGACTATCGACTAATGATAACTTAGGGATGCATGTGGATTGAAACAAATCATTGACACAAGTTAAAACACATTCCTACAGCAATGCCTAGGGAATGTTATGGAAGGCCAAAATATTGCCTTGCTTCGTATTTACTTAGTTTCGAATGATCGCAGCAAAAAACTTAACTAGCTCTCATAATTATTTATTGTAGTTTTTGAGGTGAACACAGAAACCCGTTCTGAATATAAGAGCTGTCAAAAGGTAGAAGGATGTCATGGTTTATGAATATGATGGGAGTGGAGTGGTTTCAGACAATAGGTGAAGATGTGTAATTTTGATTAGATATATATCTTCTGGTATAGGAAGAAAGGATGATAAATAAATGCTTTCTCAGTGTAGCCAGAAACATTTGGGGAGGCTGTCGATTGACTTGTGCGGATGGCTAGAATTTCAGGCTACATAGAGAAATCTATGAACATTGCTGATACAAGACAAATCATGTAAGATTATGTGAATCTGTGGAATGTACAGAAGTTAAGTGTAATGgtgtagaaaagaaaagagcgTCTAAGAGAagatgtaaagaagccaagagagaAGGCAAGAAAGACATGAAGTAATGtgataaaaaattatgaaagcaTAGAAATTGGTTGAGTATAGACTATAGATGTATACAAGATAGAATGTAGAAAGACAATCTATACTGTGCACCGTGCACTCCATTTGCTTTGACTAAGAATTCACATATCCAATCCCAAATCTCTAGCATTAAGGTAATCTAAGGCTTTTAGGTGAGTATGATATTGTTACAGTTATCTTATCTTTTGAGTGAATTGTCCGTGCCTCAAATTATTTGAGTGGTAAATTGACTAATTGAAATTTAGATCAAGGCCCTAAATTTTTGCAACTCTATAGCTGAGGTGTACACCTCAAAGTGAGAAACTTTTGCACCCTGTAGGAGTTCATCATTTGTGTATCATGTCCCTGTAgttcaaattcaaaaattatttgaagCTTGTGCAAATTCATGTCAGAACAGATAAGCTAAGTTGGCCTTCGCTGGTTTCTTTTGTTCCAAACCTtattattgatgttttagtcTTTTAGTAAGAGTTCACATCATATTGCCTGAAATACTTCATAGAAACTGACTTCCAGTGGAGAAGGAATTCTAGACAGATCGCATAAGAAAATCACATTATCAATTTTCTTTCTGATGCTATGAGATATCTGCATCACTTATTGATTGCATTTAACCAGTATATATAAGATGTGCAATAGAAGTAAAATTTCATACCTTTCCAGAAGCAATACTGAATTCCCTCGGTTGAAAGGCCTGAAATAAAAAGGTATTTTATGTCAGTACTTACAGTTGACCGCAACATTGTTTCGCAGAAGTGCATAGATAACAAGTTTTCTCACCTTTGAATATTGTTGATACTGAAGTTCCAAAGAACACAATTCGTCTTGGCAAATTCCATATCCATGCTCTTGGTACATCAATAGGTTGGACACTCGATTCATGGTCTGCAAACATCTGCAAtgtttttgaattattttagGCTAGAAGCTAATCTCAAAACCAATTGATATTCATTGTGGTTTAAGTGAAGGGAGCATTCGACACTTCCCTATCTAAAATTGCACATCTGCTTGTTGAGCAGTGTGGAGAAGGGGTTTCCACTTTCCAGGCTCTAGGCTATTATCCACATTTATCCAAAGTGAAAAAATTGACGGATCAACTGAGTAGTTTTTACCTCATTGACTTGAAAGTATGTCCCGTTAAGTGGAAAACTTCCTCTCATTGCTGTTCTACAAGGTATCTGTACATGTCAGCATAGAGCATTAGTCTCCCTTGGTCAGTAGCATATTTTGTTACATTGAATCTCATTGTTTGTGTGCTAATGAGATATGCATTCTCACCAGAAGCGTTCCCCGAACTGTTTGTGAATTAGCTTCTCGTACATTGTTGCATGAAAAGCATGTTTTATCATCGCATAATTTGTCCGGTCCTTGGGACTTGCATGGTTGAACTGGCGCTTGAATAGAGTTTGCGGTTTCACCTAATGAAGCAATGCAAAAATTGGTCTAATGTTAGCAACCATACAACATTGTGGCATCTTTTATTGAGGATAGTAACCTAGGAAGCATAGACATGGACACTCCAACAAgggaatttcaaaatttatagGACACAGACACAACAAGGACACGCATACATAAATATAGATAAAATATATGTAAATCAGATATAAGATATTAACATAAACAAATAGTTGTCTATTATCTCAATATTACAATAGAATCCAAACACAAAGTCAAAATAGAATTAGAAATCTCACCACTTGTGTATTGCAAAAGAAAACCCAACTGCATGCATAAAAACGTTGCGTGGATTTTCAAATAAGCTATATTTTGGTTGTTCTAATAATTTTTCTATTCATTCATGTTTTGTAATTGAGTTTCAATGGGCTAaaactttaaaaatataaaaataaactgATTTGGAAACAGATTTGTAATTCAAATCTTTTTGACTTCGCTGTAATTCTGTAAACGTGTGGACAagttttatcttcttttgcaaCATTCAAACTTGTATATTTGTCTATTGCCATGTCCTGGCTGAGCAGtgtccattttcaaaaaaattttaaaaaaaaacaggatACTGTCCGGACATGTGTCCAGGCCGTGTCGGTGTCCGACACTGATACGTCACCTTAGAAGAAGTGTACGTGCTTCCTAGGTAGTAACCTTTTTAAGCTTCAATTCATTGCCGCCTAATTGAGCAACCTACTATATTGGTATTTCACCAGCATTTCTTGACTTGTAAAGTATTACATGACAGTACATAGACATTTCGTCATGCAATGGACGATGGAAAATCCCAGTTATGTGTTAGGATGAAGTCAGCTTATTCTTTTGTTCTCACCTGGGGTCCATATTGCAAGAAGGTATGGGCTAGGATCATCATGTTCTCGTCTCTCCATCTGCAATTTTGTGAAGTAATCATTGAGAATTTCGTCATGTAAAGAGAATACaataaaagaagagaaactaaCCCCTTTCAGGAGAGGATGCGAATCTGGAAGTTCATACCTGTATCATGTGTCATGAAATGTCAGAGTGCATCAAATAGGATTTTAATAATTGTTGTGTTAGTTTGAAATATCAATGGTTTCTTTGTCAACCATTCATGCTAAGATTGCTTGAGCTAGAGATCTTCCTTTGAACTAGCAACTAGAAGGTCAACTACAGCTCTCCTATTAGTAATTCAATTACTTTATTACCATCTTAATGTTGTTAAATTCAACTTATCACATGAGAGGAAACTTTTTTGCCAAAATGAATGTAAAGTTTAGTTAAACTAAATTTGCTTGGCTTGAGTTTATGGTTACAAGGATTAATGTGAAATGTATTTTATCTTGGCCAGTTGAGTTTACATATCATAGTTCTTTCCTGGTTGATGACTTGATCAAGTAGTGATGGGAAAACATTCACTTACACGTGGTGTTCTGTCCGTAGCCTGTTTATATTCTTCAGTTTTGGTGTAGGGATGGAAGCAGCTGCTGGATTCAAAGCAACTAAAGCGTTGGACATTTCACCGTCTTGAAGTTCCATGTTCTCGTGCATATAAGTCTGCAAATTTGCAGTGAATTCATCAATGTTGAGTTTTATTGTCGGAATCTCATCAGGATCTTCCCAGAATGAGTCCTCTATGTCGCTTTCTGTTATTTCACGGCGTTCTGATTCTGGTGTTGCCGGCTCTTCAATGATAGGCTCACAACCACCAACATCAGACGGTGCCATTTTAAGTGAGTTTTTCTCAATCAGCGGTAATGGCGCAGAATTGATCAGTACTGCAGGGTTTTTCTGAGATGTAATGGGAACAACTGAATTTGCTAAACTCCTTTCTTCTGGCCCAGGCAGTGCAAGCCGTGCACTGCATCAAACAAAAGGTAGAACTCGGTTTCATTTGGTATGCTGAATTCCATAATTAATTGAATATGGGATAAGCGATTCTAAGAAGAATGAATTCTCATTCAGTCTAAATTTCTTATCTTCTATTTTCTATCCTCCATAAtcaattttaagattttttatgACTTAATTTGCTTTCCTTGATTGCAGTAGCGAATTGATTGGACTGCCCCATATTCATTTATGGTCGTCAATCCTTGTGAGCTATGTAGTCTGTGTTTGTTTACATTGTGATTGTCTGCTATGCTTGTTTATATCATTTGTAGAGTGTTTACAAAAGGTGTCATTAGCCATAAGCCTTTACCTGGCCCTAGTCCACAAAGATGAAACTACTTGAAGCATATAAATGGACAATCATATACTGTTTGTGGCTGTAATCTGTCAACCTGACAATAGTATCAAGTTTGCCACAGATTGTCTAACTCTCAATTTTGCGTTTTCTCTTTCAGGTAAGGGGGTTATCAAACATGATGATAGAAAAACTACAGGCACAGTGGCGGAAATAGCTTTAGTAATTGGGCAGCCATTTGGATACATACCTTGCACATGCACTGGCAAAGTGTCTGCATTCCGCTCTCATTGGGCAGGCGTTACAATTTGGCTTTTTCTTAGTGCAGAAAACCTGCATGTAATTGATGTTTTTGATACAGTCTACATTACTCAGGAATGCAGAAGCAAATACCAAATACATGTGATCCTACATACCTTCCCAAAGGTAATCATCTGGTAGTGTAACTCATACCTGTAGTTCAGTAAAGACAAATCAGTAATGCTTTTTAAGAAAATGTTAGAGCAGCTTTCTTGACACTTTCTAGACAAAGAGATAAGCTATGCATTCAAAGAGGAGTTTAGTGGTTACAATGTCTGTTGGTCAAGTTTGCACAATCTTGGCCATAAATGTTTCTGAATAGACTCCAGAACTGGATACCTAtagaagaatgagcttggaaTGTTTTAGCATTGTAATAGATGTGTCTGTGTGTAATTTTTTACGTTGGTAATTAGAGCTTACAGTTCGAGAAGATGTAACTGAAGTGACTCTGGCAATGGTTGGAGGGGTACCCATCCCAGTCGAACTGCTATTCGTCCAACATTTGTGTCAAccttaaagaaaaataacagaAAATGTTTATTTGTCAATTTTGTTCCTCTTTTATGCTGTATGGTCCAAGTTGTAATACAAATTATACCGGAAAAGCAAGATGATGAAGAGTTAGAAGCCGCACACACTCCACACTTTTCAACCCCAAGCCCCATATACTTAACAGGTAATCCCTGCATCATTAGACATTTGGACAATTGAGCATGTAAATCTGCAAATCAGTGTAGTATTTTCCTCCACAGTTGGGcagatttgataattttttgcaTCTTTGTTTTTTCAAACAGGTTTTCCATGGCATTGCTTTTGAAAATGGAAGTATGAAGAACTGTAATGTGGAGAAGGCTTACTTTGCTTTGTCAGGGTTAACATCCCTTAACCACTCTAGGTCCATGCTTCCATGTTCTGTAACCATTCGATTAAGGAATTCCTGCAATATTATGCAATCACATTAACATTTCTGAAAGTGAAACTTGTTAATATTGAAAAAAACGTCGTTTGACTATCTCTAATCTCTGCTACACATACCTTGATTCGCTCTGCTAGCATATTGCTCATTCCCCTTTCTTTGATAGCATCTGAAATCTCTTTAACAGCAGCACATCTCACTGCCTCGTAGTCCAATGAATCCATTGCATCTTTGTTTCTCTCCCTTTTCCTACCATTGGTCTCCACCTGTTTCCTTAAACCATCCCCATCGACTGCATTATTCTTTCCATGATCAATCTTTGCTTTTTTTGCTTTCCGAGGACCAGTATCGGTAGAATGTACATGCTGTCTAGAATTTGGTTCGACCAACTTATTTTccacatgtatttgtttgttTACTTTAGAAATTCCCTCCAGAACATCAAAAGTTTTTCCTGGAAACTCAGGGACAATTGAAATACGCTCTGTCTTGCTAGTCTGCCTCTTAGACAGTGTGTCAGCAAGATTTATGGGCTGTGTCACTGATGTGCTCTCCAGGGGCGTGCTCATCTCACTCAAGTTACTGTCATGATAAGCTTTGGAGGTGCTTTCTTGGTGCAATGGATGCTTGTTTAGTGTAGCATATGGATTCGTGATTGTGTCTTCCACTCGCATAGATTTATTCCCTCGGGCGGTAGGTCTACTTACACTTTCTGCCACTTGTCCGACACTTTTGCTTGTAATGTTGTCATCAATTGCCTTAGTGAGCCCAGAAGGAGCTGAAAGCGAAGATATACTTTCTTCGCCATGAAACTCAAGAGCCTTGATCCCCATCAcctcagagtttgaagtcacgTGTAACAAATCGTTGGAAGGAATCACTGGCATCTGCAGATTGGGGTTGCTGTAAGCCACATTCTGGTTAAACAGGGAAGCTGAAGGACCCTTCTGGTCATCTAACCTTCCTGATCTTGGGCATTGCTGGCCATGAGGTCCCTCGTGAAAAAGTGGGCTACCATTTTCGAAACTGTATAAATCATCCAATAAGGAGTTGCTGTCCATCAGTAGAAGATCCATGAAGGTTGAACCACGGATCTTGTGGCATTCGCTCCCAGTAGTAGGATCCTCTGCTTCTGAGTTAGAACCTGCGCATGATCTGATTCCTGGAATTCCTTGTATGAtcaaagaatcaaaagaatCTTGTGATGAAGTCACTTCTTCTAAACTTTGACTAGGCACCTCTGCTAAGCTTGTTCCTTCTTTCACAGGGGTCACACTTTCCCTTGATTTTTCTGCCGACTTATGAGCCGTTGAAGAGCTTTTGTTGCAGAGTTGTTGACTTAATACATTTTCATGCCATTTGATTGTCTCATTTGGATTTTGCAAGCAGCAAACCTCTGGTTCTTCAACAAATATATTGGTTCCATCCCTGTCGTAGGTTGTATTGCTTTTTGACTTGAGAGGAAATCTTGCTGCTAGAGACATGAAGGCAGAGCTGCATCGTGGAAATGAAGTCAAATGCATTGTTCACTAGAGTTGAAGGTTTATTGGAATATATGGAAttatcataataaaaaaaactttcaacGTACCTTGAAAGATGATCTGAAACGTTCTGCGTGAGGAAAACTCCTATCACAGAGTCAATAACAGATCCCTTCCATTGTGAGAAGCGTCTATCTCCTGTGAAGAATTTATTTGCAAGGTTTATTAGCCTATACATAGGTAGAATTTCTTGCCATTACAGTAAAAAGAGACGAATGGCTTGTTTATATCTACATTTGCTAGTACATGTTAAGTAATAAGATTTGCTATTTCTAAGCTCCCCATGAAATGATAACAATATGCACATAGATTGTCTCATTTAGGAATTAGGAACTAGTATGAATTTCAGAAAAATACCTCAGGAAATCCATCTAACTtatatgtgtttgtttgtttctcaCATTCATAGAAGTAGACATTGGCTCCCTGCATTTGATTTCTATTAGTATAGTCTGGTTTTGTTTTCATCGTTTGGCAGCAATGCACAATTTGGTATTAGCTCTTTATTTGCAATTAGATTGATGTGTTTCTTTTTTCATCTTAAGCTGATTAAGCATATTATATTAGAAATTTGTGTCTGCAGGATTATAGTTTGTAGATGccttatctttaattaatttatcatgattgtgGTTGCATGCCAAAATACAGTCATAATCAAAAGGAATGAAGTCTGCACAATAATGTCAATGCCAAAGAATAGGGATGGCGAACTTCCCAATAAAAAACTGTCAGCTAAAAGTTGGGGAGAGTACCTTGTACTAGATGCATTCTTGCGATGAATGAATCTACCCTTCCACgaaaaattttcctttcttcttcccaccatttttctttttctttttctgtcccCTCCAGGCTTTTCACTCCTTCTTTTCCCATCAACAGATTCCACAATCTATTTGTTTCTGGGTCCAAGTCCACCTTTGGCCTTGGCTTACATTTCTTGAGGAATCCAAACCCCTCATAAGGAACAATGGTACCATCTGTTTTGTATGGGACTAGTGCATTTTCCTCTTGTCCTCCACTTTCATTGCTCCTTCCTCTGAGATTGAGATCATTCAGTCTGTGTAAGATTTGGTCAACTGAAATGGGGTATGTCTGCATTACTGGTTGCCCTGCATAAAAAATGAGTGGTTGAAACGTTTTGGATATTATCtgaatctttttttaaaaaatttttaatgCTT
This genomic window from Tripterygium wilfordii isolate XIE 37 chromosome 9, ASM1340144v1, whole genome shotgun sequence contains:
- the LOC120006589 gene encoding DNA glycosylase/AP lyase ROS1-like isoform X3, whose product is MNYGDGFSVPPEKELQLMGSWMPLTPQKPIPARSNLVPERHVNQMGRANGPDLVSNPMTERHGDQMGMENWQGLALNPLPERRGNQMGRANWQDLELNSMPQRVGNQMGMVNWQDLVSNQMPKRHGNQMGGTNWQDLASNLTPERHGNQMGRANWQELAGFHSIRAQEVQNYNAVVKSFSPAEQAVRNGSCQGHSAGSMERSRRINQIAGAYTQAFIDNTDARSSNALANFMARRNAASISSATRNLNGSMSIGNDRNLGGSMSMGTEPLIPNFQLCDWGESSLTSFLLANRSQFSGRNMSTNISSIPQNPQSGGLPRQYQPDHNLNSLTRTEADQASSIAASVQFTPLTPDQARKVENNRLLTMQNFSMDKMSNQEKEKHKEIIVIEDEADQHSCDILLHSIVDSSSVIDSIPVEDKNDYDKGSDQGFNLNKTPLQKPPKRRKHRPKVFVEGKPKRTPSAASTKNSESKQKSNEKRKYVRKNGMNQSATQGAAFVREGTDPLAGANAKSCRRTLNFSSEKAGEERQISIVGQKGRTPINKQVPGLIVDFQARELSSGTDILCRTKSALQTTQQNALLPEIQQPGTTSSLIASTKQMPRNFLSMSEAQASLSHQFPTKSIRTEDSIVDPQIVDPHQMSSKTRFPPIPQMHAEQFGRLLPQARANLPSSESTSKLMPKSTLHSAPNFLSNSNQARGSKRGYFHTIEQTPFHDMSTIAPAMFCQEIFHLEDYHRESSVVGAGYFETHKKKKNENGFQTTTYEMPSCSVAFESEGLSKRENNGVCLNNSNVEFIAFRKNLAKQNIRSEQHSCMESMGVSSNLIRYDIFSKCHLLPPTPSRKTCNVNVSDGQEMGSAPSRSITRVPHKKDTFHDHHQPSARRRGQPVMQTYPISVDQILHRLNDLNLRGRSNESGGQEENALVPYKTDGTIVPYEGFGFLKKCKPRPKVDLDPETNRLWNLLMGKEGVKSLEGTEKEKEKWWEEERKIFRGRVDSFIARMHLVQGDRRFSQWKGSVIDSVIGVFLTQNVSDHLSSSAFMSLAARFPLKSKSNTTYDRDGTNIFVEEPEVCCLQNPNETIKWHENVLSQQLCNKSSSTAHKSAEKSRESVTPVKEGTSLAEVPSQSLEEVTSSQDSFDSLIIQGIPGIRSCAGSNSEAEDPTTGSECHKIRGSTFMDLLLMDSNSLLDDLYSFENGSPLFHEGPHGQQCPRSGRLDDQKGPSASLFNQNVAYSNPNLQMPVIPSNDLLHVTSNSEVMGIKALEFHGEESISSLSAPSGLTKAIDDNITSKSVGQVAESVSRPTARGNKSMRVEDTITNPYATLNKHPLHQESTSKAYHDSNLSEMSTPLESTSVTQPINLADTLSKRQTSKTERISIVPEFPGKTFDVLEGISKVNKQIHVENKLVEPNSRQHVHSTDTGPRKAKKAKIDHGKNNAVDGDGLRKQVETNGRKRERNKDAMDSLDYEAVRCAAVKEISDAIKERGMSNMLAERIKEFLNRMVTEHGSMDLEWLRDVNPDKAKDYLLSIWGLGLKSVECVRLLTLHHLAFPVDTNVGRIAVRLGWVPLQPLPESLQLHLLELYPVLESIQKHLWPRLCKLDQQTLYELHYQMITFGKVFCTKKKPNCNACPMRAECRHFASACASARLALPGPEERSLANSVVPITSQKNPAVLINSAPLPLIEKNSLKMAPSDVGGCEPIIEEPATPESERREITESDIEDSFWEDPDEIPTIKLNIDEFTANLQTYMHENMELQDGEMSNALVALNPAAASIPTPKLKNINRLRTEHHVYELPDSHPLLKGMERREHDDPSPYLLAIWTPGETANSIQAPVQPCKSQGPDKLCDDKTCFSCNNVREANSQTVRGTLLIPCRTAMRGSFPLNGTYFQVNEMFADHESSVQPIDVPRAWIWNLPRRIVFFGTSVSTIFKGLSTEGIQYCFWKGFVCVRGFDQTTRAPRPLLARLHFPASKLTKKKDDVK
- the LOC120006589 gene encoding transcriptional activator DEMETER-like isoform X1, with protein sequence MNYGDGFSVPPEKELQLMGSWMPLTPQKPIPARSNLVPERHVNQMGRANGPDLVSNPMTERHGDQMGMENWQGLALNPLPERRGNQMGRANWQDLELNSMPQRVGNQMGMVNWQDLVSNQMPKRHGNQMGGTNWQDLASNLTPERHGNQMGRANWQELAGFHSIRAQEVQNYNAVVKSFSPAEQAVRNGSCQGHSAGSMERSRRINQIAGAYTQAFIDNTDARSSNALANFMARRNAASISSATRNLNGSMSIGNDRNLGGSMSMGTEPLIPNFQLCDWGESSLTSFLLANRSQFSGRNMSTNISSIPQNPQSGGLPRQYQPDHNLNSLTRTEADQASSIAASVQFTPLTPDQARKVENNRLLTMQNFSMDKMSNQEKEKHKEIIVIEDEADQHSCDILLHSIVDSSSVIDSIPVEDKNDYDKGSDQGFNLNKTPLQKPPKRRKHRPKVFVEGKPKRTPSAASTKNSESKQKSNEKRKYVRKNGMNQSATQGAAFVREGTDPLAGANAKSCRRTLNFSSEKAGEERQISIVGQKGRTPINKQVPGLIVDFQARELSSGTDILCRTKSALQTTQQNALLPEIQQPGTTSSLIASTKQMPRNFLSMSEAQASLSHQFPTKSIRTEDSIVDPQIVDPHQMSSKTRFPPIPQMHAEQFGRLLPQARANLPSSESTSKLMPKSTLHSAPNFLSNSNQARGSKRGYFHTIEQTPFHDMSTIAPAMFCQEIFHLEDYHRESSVVGAGYFETHKKKKNENGFQTTTYEMPSCSVAFESEGLSKRENNGVCLNNSNVEFIAFRKNLAKQNIRSEQHSCMESMGVSSNLIRYDIFSKCHLLPPTPSRKTCNVNVSDGQEMGSAPSRSITRVPHKKDTFHDHHQPSARRRGQPVMQTYPISVDQILHRLNDLNLRGRSNESGGQEENALVPYKTDGTIVPYEGFGFLKKCKPRPKVDLDPETNRLWNLLMGKEGVKSLEGTEKEKEKWWEEERKIFRGRVDSFIARMHLVQGDRRFSQWKGSVIDSVIGVFLTQNVSDHLSSSAFMSLAARFPLKSKSNTTYDRDGTNIFVEEPEVCCLQNPNETIKWHENVLSQQLCNKSSSTAHKSAEKSRESVTPVKEGTSLAEVPSQSLEEVTSSQDSFDSLIIQGIPGIRSCAGSNSEAEDPTTGSECHKIRGSTFMDLLLMDSNSLLDDLYSFENGSPLFHEGPHGQQCPRSGRLDDQKGPSASLFNQNVAYSNPNLQMPVIPSNDLLHVTSNSEVMGIKALEFHGEESISSLSAPSGLTKAIDDNITSKSVGQVAESVSRPTARGNKSMRVEDTITNPYATLNKHPLHQESTSKAYHDSNLSEMSTPLESTSVTQPINLADTLSKRQTSKTERISIVPEFPGKTFDVLEGISKVNKQIHVENKLVEPNSRQHVHSTDTGPRKAKKAKIDHGKNNAVDGDGLRKQVETNGRKRERNKDAMDSLDYEAVRCAAVKEISDAIKERGMSNMLAERIKEFLNRMVTEHGSMDLEWLRDVNPDKAKDYLLSIWGLGLKSVECVRLLTLHHLAFPVDTNVGRIAVRLGWVPLQPLPESLQLHLLELYPVLESIQKHLWPRLCKLDQQTLYELHYQMITFGKVFCTKKKPNCNACPMRAECRHFASACASARLALPGPEERSLANSVVPITSQKNPAVLINSAPLPLIEKNSLKMAPSDVGGCEPIIEEPATPESERREITESDIEDSFWEDPDEIPTIKLNIDEFTANLQTYMHENMELQDGEMSNALVALNPAAASIPTPKLKNINRLRTEHHVYELPDSHPLLKGVSFSSFIVFSLHDEILNDYFTKLQMERREHDDPSPYLLAIWTPGETANSIQAPVQPCKSQGPDKLCDDKTCFSCNNVREANSQTVRGTLLIPCRTAMRGSFPLNGTYFQVNEMFADHESSVQPIDVPRAWIWNLPRRIVFFGTSVSTIFKGLSTEGIQYCFWKGFVCVRGFDQTTRAPRPLLARLHFPASKLTKKKDDVK